Genomic DNA from Paenibacillus borealis:
TTAATGATTGTTATAGTGCTTTTTTTAGCCGTTGTGTTTGTAGTGAATATTATCAGCAACAAATCAGAGCAGGGGAAAATTGAGTCCTACGGCCAGTTAGTGCCTGTTGACGGGAAAAAGATGAATGTACTTATTCAAGGAACAGGCGAGGAAACTGTGGTGCTGCTGCCTGGTTACGGAACGGGCGCTCCGGCACTTGATTTCAAGCCGCTGATCGATGAGCTGTCTCCGTTCTACACGGTGGTGGCTGTTGAGCCATTCGGTTATGGATTAAGTGATGGAACTGATAAGGAACGGACTAACGATAATATTGCCAGCGAAATACATGAAGCATTGCAGCAGCTTGGGATTCACCGTTACACGCTGATGGGGCACTCCATTGCCGGCATATACGGATTGGATTATGTGAACAAGTATACTGACGAAGTAACCGCTTTTGTAGGAATTGACAGTAGTGTGCCGACGCAAGGCGGGATGGATGCTGAGATGCCGGTCGGATTGTTCAAATTCCTCGACCAATCAGGTCTGATGAGAATGCTCAAGAAGCTGAGCGGGGACCCTTATGCCGGACTGCCTTATGATGATCATATCAAGCAGCAGATGAAAATGATCTCGAATAAAAACTCCAGCAACGACACCACTATGAATGAAATGAAACACTTCAATGATAACTTTACAGCAGCCCAGGCTTTGGCATTCCCTAAGGAGCTTCCACTGCTGCTCTTCATACAGGCCAATAATACAGATGTTGAGGGCTGGAAGACGCTGCATGAAGGGCAAGTGAAGGACTCCCTGCATGGTAAACTGATCCCGCTTGAAGGGGAGCATTACTTACACCACACCCTGTCTAAAGAGATCGTCCAGGATTACAAGGAGTTTATGGAACAAGCTAAATAATAGCAGTTCAACGCTATATTCTGGATAATAGAAACAGCGGCAGCCCGGGACAACAGGTCCTGGATTGCCGCTGTTTTGTAATGATAGTTGTAGTTAGCTTAGTTGATTATTTACGGGATTAAGAAACCAGGCAAGCTTCTCTTTATAGGCTTCGATATCATGAAAGGCCTGAAGCTCATGCTCCTGCAACAATTGGTGTAATTCCACCAGCTTATTAATCAATCCCTCTGCAACACGTACGATATTATCCTTTGTGAAAATATATTTGGTGAAAGTAGCTTGTTCTGTACCCCAAATCACTGTTTCTTTCTTATACAGAACATCAATATAAAATCCTCCGCAACCAAAAATACCACAAGAGCAGGTATACATCGGGATTCTCCCTTGACGGGTAAGGGATTCGAAGAACTCAGTGACTACAAATACTTCACCCTCGTCTTCATTTAGCCTAAGCCCATTTACGTATAGAGATACTCGTATATTTCCAGGATATATCAATCAACATTTCAAAAGTCAGTGTGTCTAAACTGTTATCTTCAGAAGCAGCTATATATCATTTCCACCTTTAGACGGAGGTCTGAGCGGACTGAGAATCCTTTATTTCGCAGAAAAACCTCATAATAAGAATGAAACGGACTGAGATTCCGTTATGTTGTTCATTTGAGCTTGAAATGAGGATAATCACGACGTTTAGCGGAATCTCAGTCCGAATCACCCGCAATTTGCCGAGAATTTTCCTAATAGCGGATTCTCAGTCCTCTTCACAAATGGTTGAGCCATGAAGCCCCGCCAAAGTTTCAGCTGATTAAATGCTCAATCGCTAAGCTCCAGCTTGTTTGACCCTGGGCTATCGTGTTCTGCTACATACGCCAGCTTCCCGTCCTCAATCCCTGACAATAAGATCTGCCTGAATCAGGATCTTCTCATAGCTTGTACCCGGGTTCAGGATTCTCCACAGCATATGATCTACAGCTCTTGTGCCGAGCAGCTGTTTGTTTACATTAACGGTTGCCAGGAACGGCAGGTTAGGGTGTGTATTATCGAAACCGGTAAATACCAGATTGTCCGGAACGGGCATTCCCATAATCTCCATCGTCTCCAGGGCGAACAAAGCGTAAATATCATTAGCGCATACAAAGACCTCAGGCAGTCCGTGTTCGGTAACAGCTGCGGCGAAGGTTTCTCTGAAGTTCTCTATCTCGGGCCCGTTAAGAGAAGGGTTCTGCTTAAGTTCAATATCGTTATCTTCGAGTGCTGCCCGGAAGACAAGGAACCGTTCATAGAAGCTCTGGGCATCACGGATGTTGCCGAGGAATTGATAGTTGCGGTAGCCCTTGTTAATGACAAGGTTCATCAGTTCTCTCATGCAGGACAGATTATCGGTAAAGATGGAATCGCACGGAAAGCCGGGATCGTAATGATCCACCATCATGACCGGAATGCCCAGACTTCTGATCTCCACCAGAATCGGTGTGGAAATAGAGCCAACCGTAATAACCCCCATGATCGCTTCGGGATTGAGGAGAGAGAACATCGAATCATCTTTGGGCTCTGTCAGAGTTAGCACATTAATGCCCCGCTGATCCAGCCGGGTAGAGATACCATTGAACAGCGGGCCCCAATATAAAGAGTCCGGATTCTGGTAGCGGATGTTAGGAAATAAGATCAGAATGGTTCCAGACCATTTGCGGGCATCGAGATCGATAAGCTCACCCGGAGGCTGCGCAGTAATGGAGTCTTTGAAGTATCCGAGCTGCCCTGCGGCTTTGAAAATCATATCTCTGGTCTGTGAGCTGACTCCGGGTTTACCGGATAATGCCCGTGACACTGCAAATTTCGATAGCCCCGTAAAATCTGCTATGGATTGGATAGTTACTTTACGCCGCATGAAATCATCCTACTTTAGTCAGTTTATTTGGTCTCTTCAGAAGAACTACATTCCAATTTTACATGAAGAAGAGTAGACTAACACTTGTTTTTTTAGTTTCATGAAAATGGTTTTATCTATGAAACTATCTGTTATTAAAATTATAGATATACAACATTATTTTGTTTTTATATATTGTTATTTTGTTATGTTGAAGATAACATTATTATGCAATACAAACAAGACGAGGGCCAGTTTTTAAGGTTAACAAGCTTTTTTATGTTAAAATAAGGATTTTTAATAAAATATTATTGACCATTCTCCTGAGCGGTGGTAACATTTGTTATGCTAAGAAAAACAAATTAATAATAACAAATAGGGGCGGTGTGAAAAACAAACAAAGGTTTTTGAGCTTTTGTTATTTTTTTAACCAGAAGTGTAAGCGCTTTATTAAAGGTGGTACAGCACTGACTTATTTATCATTTATCATGGGAGGTTTGACGGATGAGAAAGATAAAGGGGCTTTCTGTTTTATTATTATGTTTTGCTTTTTTACTTACAGCCTGCAGCGGCGGCAACAATGCAGCCAATAATACCAAGGCCAATGCGACTGCTGAGCCTGCTGCTACTGAAGCAGTGGCTGAGGCAACCGCGGAACCGACGGCAGCACCTGTTGACATGGGCGGACGTGTAATTAAGGTAGCGGCCTGGTGGGATCTGAAGCCTGCGGGCAATTCCGCTTCCGAGAAGGAACGTCTGGCCAAGATTACTGAAGTGGAGCAGAAGTACAACTGCAAGTTCGAATTTGTAAACGTTCCCTTTGAAGAATTCATGCCTAAATTCACAGCAACCGCTCTTACCGGCGAACCCTTTGCCGATATCGTCATTATGGAATACAACTCGGCATGGCCTGCGATCCTTAAGGGACAGCTGATGAAAGTAAGCGAATATACAACAGCAGCTTCCAATATTAACAACGAGGCCAACCTGCTGGTGAAGGCGCCTAAAATTGCTAACGAGGACTATGCCTTCGCTGAACCTGGTGTCGGCGGAGCAGGTATTCACTACAACCGTGACTTGTTCAAGAAGCTGGGGCTTCCTGACCTGCAAGAGCTGTATGCGAGCGGACAATGGAACTGGGATAAGTTCGTTGAAGTCGCCAAGCAGGCAACCAAGGACACGGATAACGACGGCAAAATCGATACTTACGGCTTCTCGGGCTGGGCGATCGATATGCTGCGCAACTTCTCCGCTGCGAACGGCGGCAAGCTGGTGGATGAAGCAACAAGCACTCAGGGTCTGACCGATCCGAAGGTCATTGAGGCCGCTGAATTCATTAACCGTCTGTACAACGTAGAGAACGTTGTCAAAGTCAAAGGCGCAGACAAAGTCGGCTATGACGAATTCAATACCTTCAAAGACGGCGATGTAGCGATGTTCCCGGCTCCGATCTGGAACCTTGGCGATCTGACCTTCGATTTCGGTGTGGTTCCTTTCCCGAACGGACCTTCCGGATCGCCTGAAGTTACCTATGCAGACAATGGCAAGAATGCATTCTTCATTCCAAAGGGTGTGAAAGATCCGCAGGCGGTTTATCAGGCTTTTGAGGATACCTATGATATTACACAAACCGGAGATTTCCCGAGCCAGGAATGGCTGGAAAGTATCTACGCGCATGAAGAAGATGTGGCTATGATGCATGATCACATCAACAACACAGGCCAGATCCTGCTTGAAACCGCTTACCCGGAATATCCGACCTACGGTTATATGAAGGACATCATTGTAGACAATCAATCGGTTACTGCAACTGCCGAGAAGTATAAGCCAGAAGCGGAAGCTTCCATTGCCAAGCTGGGCAAGTAACAGGCATTATTCGTATCGTCATAACAACGGGGGGATGTCTTGGCGACTCCCCCCTGCCTGTATGAATATAAGATTTCCGCTTGTAAGGAGGACTTCTGGTGATAGATAAAAAGCGTCAATCCAAAATAGCCAAGAATATAATGCTTGCTGTGATTGGCTTGTTGATCATGCTTCCGGCAGGCTTGAATGTACAGGCGGAGACAACTACGCAGGCTGTGGCCGCAAATGAGCAGGCTCCCGGCGAACCCATAGAGATTGCCGCTAATCAAGAGAATAAATACGTTGCCTATCTGGCTGAACATAAGGACGCTCCCAGACCTGATCAGGAGATTATTCTGGAGGCGGCTGACTATAGCCGTGTAGAAGGAGGCGGCTTCGAGAAGTGGTCCGATTACGAAGGCATGGCCGGTGAAGCGCTGTTAACCGGGGAAACCGGCAAGGCGGAGTGGACTGTTCATGTCCGGGAATCGGGCTTCTATAACCTGTCGATGCTGTACTATCCCATCGAAGGGAAAAGTTCGGCTATTGAGCGCGCCTTCTATATTGACGGGAAGCTCCCATTCAAGGAGGCGGCGTTCCTGCAGTTTGACCGGATTTGGGATAATCAGTCGGATCAGCTGACCCAGGACAACCAGGGCAATGACTTGCGGCCAAGACAGGTGGAACGGCCGGTCTGGAGCGAGAAGGCTTTTCAGGACTCCGATGGCTATGAGAATGAGCCGTTTTTATTTTATTTCAGCGCCGGCACACATACGTTAACCCTGGAATCTTCACGGGAACCTGTACTGATTAAGCGGCTGAAGCTATTCAAACAGAGTGCGCCGCTGCCGTACGCAGAAGTGAAGAAAGCGTGGGACTCCGAAGGCATTAAGCCTGTAAACGGCCAGCTTCTGACGATTCAGGGAGAAGATGCGACGGCGAAATCCTCCCCGACGTTGTACCCGCTGAATGAGCGTTCGAGCCCGGCAGTGACTCCATACAGTTCTTCCGTAATCAAGATCAACACCATAGGCGGGCTGAATTGGCGTATACCGGGGCAGTGGATCGAATGGGAAGTGGATGTGCCAGAGACCGGATTCTATAAGCTGGCCTTCAAGACACAGCAGAATTATGTACGGGGAATCTATTCTACCCGGAAGCTGACCATCGATGGTGCCGTTCCGTTTGCGGAAATGGCCAAGGTTCCTTTCCGGTATAAAAGCTCCTACCGGATGGATATCATGGGCGGCAACGAGCCCTATCTATACAAGCTCGAACAAGGAAAACATGTCGTAAGGCTTGAGGTTAGCCTTGGCGAGTTCGCCCCGCTCATCCGTGAGGTAGAGAACAGCCTGTACAATCTCAACTCCATGTACCGGAAGATTCTGATGATTACAGGTACGAAGCCTGATGAATACCGGGATTACCAGCTGGACCGGAAAATTCCGGGCCTCCTGGATGTGTTCGTTACTGAGCGTGATCGTCTGAAGGGAATTGCCGGGGAACTGGTCCGCTTATCCGGCCAGTCCAGTGACCAGGAGGCGCTGCTGAAGACGATGGCCGAGCAGCTGGACGAGATGATTGAGGATCCGGACACCATCCCCAAAAGACTTACCGCCTACAAGACGAATACCGGCGGACTCGGCACCTGGGTCCAGACGGCAAGAGAGCAGCCGCTTGAAGTGGACGCACTCTACATAGCTTCACCTGATGAGAAGTTCTCCAAGAAAGGGATGGGCTTCGGCGCGAAGCTGAAGCATGAGACCGCAGCCTTCTTCACTTCGTTCTTCACCGACTACAACCAGATCGGCAATGTGTCGGATGAGGATGACCAGAAGTCGGTAACGGTATGGATCGGCAGCGGACGGGATCAGGCGAATACGATGAAGGCGATGATTGATGAGACGTTCACCGCTGCCACCGGGATTAATGTCAATCTGAAGCTGGTCAACATGACCACGCTGCTTCCGGCGACCCTGGCCGGACAAGGGCCGGATGTGGCGATGCAGATCGGCAATGATCTGCCTGTTAACTTTGCGATGCGCAATGCGGCGGCAGACTTGACGCAGTTTGCGGATTTCGGGGAAGTGAGCACACGTTTCCGCGAGAGTGCGGTGCTGCCTTACCGGTATGACAGCGGGGTCTACGCCCTGCCTGAGACGCAGACCTTCAATATGCTCTTCTACCGCAAGGATATTCTGGAGGAGCTGGAGCTTGCGGTGCCGCAGACATGGGATGAGGTGTCCACACTGCTCGCAGTGCTCAGCAAGAATCATATGCAGTTTGGCCTGCCTGTAGTGGTCCAATCGGCAGTGCAGGGACAGAATATCCCGCCTAACTCGATGTTTGCCGCACTGTTGTTCCAGAATGGCGGGCAATTCTACCGGGATGGCGGCAAAGAGTCAGATCTCGATTCGCGCACCGGAATCGAAACCTTCAAGCAATGGAGCGAGTTCTATACCGATTACAAGCTGGAGAAGGAATATGACTTCGCCAACCGCTTCCGTACAGGTGAAATGCCGATCGGCATTGCAGATTATACGCTATACAATCAGCTGTCTGTCTTTGCACCGGAGATCAGGGGCATGTGGGGCTTCGTGCCGATCCCCGGAACTGTGAAGGAAGACGGCACGCTGGACCGGACGGTCTCCAGCGGAGGCAGTGCAGTCGTGATGCTGGATAAGGCGAAGGACAAGGAAGCTTCCTGGGAGTTCATGAAATGGTGGACGAGCGAACAGACGCAGACGGTGTTCGGGCGTGAAATGGAAGGCTTGATGGGCGCTGCCGCACGTTATCCGACGGCGAATATCAAAGCGCTGGACAGCTTGCCCTGGCCTATCGCCGATTATGAGAATTTGAAAGCCCAGTTCGAATGGGCGGAAGGGGTTCCTGAGGTTCCGGGCGGATATTTCACGGGCAGACATTTGTTTAATGCTTTTTACAAAACAGTAGTCGGCGGTGTGGAAGCCAGGGAATCCATTATGGATTATGTCCAGTATATTCAGGACGAAATCACCACCAAACGCAAAGAGTTTGGTCTATAGCGGTAAGGGGGAGAGTCAAGCGTGCAAACTTGGTGGAGCCTGAAATGGCAGCAGATGAGAGCGAATAAGCATTCGTACATTCTGATGGCGCCGTATATGCTGTTGTTCGCCGTATTTACGGTGCTGCCGGTATTGGTCTCGGTTGTGCTTAGCTTCACATACTTCAATATGCTGGAATTTCCGAAGTTCATTGGGTGGCAGAACTACACGCGTCTTTTTTTGGAGGATGATGTATTCCTGATTGCCCTGAAGAACACACTGCTGTTCGCAGTAATTACAGGTCCGATAAGCTATATCGCCTGTTTCGTGTTTGCCTGGATCATCAATGAGCTGTCTCCGAAGCTGAGAGCGGTAATGACGCTTGTGTTCTATGCACCGTCCATCTCGGGGAACGTGTACTTCATCTGGCTGATGATCTTCTCCGGAGACCGGTACGGGATCATGAACGGGCTGCTGCTGAAGTTCGGCTTCATTCTGGAGCCGATCCTGTGGCTGAAGACAGAAGGCTACATCATGCCGATCATCATCCTGGTCCAGCTATGGCTCAGTCTGGGGACGGGCTTCCTGACCTTTATTGCCGGCCTGCAGACCGTGGATGGAACCTTATACGAAGCGGGAGCCGTGGACGGAATCAAGAACCGCTGGCAGGAGCTGTGGTATATCACTTTGCCGTCTATGCGCCCGCAGCTGATGTTCGGTGCTGTCATTCAGATCACGACCGCGTTCGCCGTAGCTGACGTGTCGATTGCCCTGGCCGGGTTCCCGAGCGTGAACTACGCGGCGGAGACCATCGTAACGCATCTGATCGACTTCGGCACCACCAGATTCGAGATGGGCTACGCTTCAGCGATTGCTACTGTGTTGTTCTTCATTATGGTAGGTACCAACCTTGTGGTGCAGAAGCTTCTCAGAAAGGTGGGTGAATAGAAGTTATGAATACCCCCTTTCAAATAGGTTCCAAACGGTTAAACCGGCCTTTGCGGATGCCCAAGAAGCGGGTGAACCGCTCTGCATGGGGCACCTTCTCCTTATTTGCCCTGCTTACTGTATTCGGGGCCTTTATGATCCTGCCGCTGGTTTACGCGATTAATAATGCGTTCAAGCCGCTGGATGAAATCTTCATCTTCCCGCCGACCCTTTTTGTCCGGCATCCGACGATGAATAATTTTGTCGATCTGTTTAACCTGCTCGGGAATTCATGGGTTCCGTTCTCGCGCTACATTTTCAACACGGTGTTCATTACGGGTGCAGGGATTATCGGACATGTACTGCTGGCTTCGGCGGCAGCATATCCGCTGGCCAAACATCATTTTCCGGGCAAAAAAGCATTGTTCAGTATCGTTGTCCTCTCGCTGATGTTCACACCGGCGGTAACGGCCATGCCAAACTATATGATCATGTCCTGGCTGGGCCTCATCGATACGTACTGGGCTGTTATCATTCCGGCCTTTGCCTATTCACTGGGG
This window encodes:
- a CDS encoding alpha/beta fold hydrolase, encoding MKKWLRITLKSIAALMIVIVLFLAVVFVVNIISNKSEQGKIESYGQLVPVDGKKMNVLIQGTGEETVVLLPGYGTGAPALDFKPLIDELSPFYTVVAVEPFGYGLSDGTDKERTNDNIASEIHEALQQLGIHRYTLMGHSIAGIYGLDYVNKYTDEVTAFVGIDSSVPTQGGMDAEMPVGLFKFLDQSGLMRMLKKLSGDPYAGLPYDDHIKQQMKMISNKNSSNDTTMNEMKHFNDNFTAAQALAFPKELPLLLFIQANNTDVEGWKTLHEGQVKDSLHGKLIPLEGEHYLHHTLSKEIVQDYKEFMEQAK
- a CDS encoding LacI family DNA-binding transcriptional regulator, with the protein product MRRKVTIQSIADFTGLSKFAVSRALSGKPGVSSQTRDMIFKAAGQLGYFKDSITAQPPGELIDLDARKWSGTILILFPNIRYQNPDSLYWGPLFNGISTRLDQRGINVLTLTEPKDDSMFSLLNPEAIMGVITVGSISTPILVEIRSLGIPVMMVDHYDPGFPCDSIFTDNLSCMRELMNLVINKGYRNYQFLGNIRDAQSFYERFLVFRAALEDNDIELKQNPSLNGPEIENFRETFAAAVTEHGLPEVFVCANDIYALFALETMEIMGMPVPDNLVFTGFDNTHPNLPFLATVNVNKQLLGTRAVDHMLWRILNPGTSYEKILIQADLIVRD
- a CDS encoding ABC transporter substrate-binding protein, producing MRKIKGLSVLLLCFAFLLTACSGGNNAANNTKANATAEPAATEAVAEATAEPTAAPVDMGGRVIKVAAWWDLKPAGNSASEKERLAKITEVEQKYNCKFEFVNVPFEEFMPKFTATALTGEPFADIVIMEYNSAWPAILKGQLMKVSEYTTAASNINNEANLLVKAPKIANEDYAFAEPGVGGAGIHYNRDLFKKLGLPDLQELYASGQWNWDKFVEVAKQATKDTDNDGKIDTYGFSGWAIDMLRNFSAANGGKLVDEATSTQGLTDPKVIEAAEFINRLYNVENVVKVKGADKVGYDEFNTFKDGDVAMFPAPIWNLGDLTFDFGVVPFPNGPSGSPEVTYADNGKNAFFIPKGVKDPQAVYQAFEDTYDITQTGDFPSQEWLESIYAHEEDVAMMHDHINNTGQILLETAYPEYPTYGYMKDIIVDNQSVTATAEKYKPEAEASIAKLGK
- a CDS encoding extracellular solute-binding protein, giving the protein MLAVIGLLIMLPAGLNVQAETTTQAVAANEQAPGEPIEIAANQENKYVAYLAEHKDAPRPDQEIILEAADYSRVEGGGFEKWSDYEGMAGEALLTGETGKAEWTVHVRESGFYNLSMLYYPIEGKSSAIERAFYIDGKLPFKEAAFLQFDRIWDNQSDQLTQDNQGNDLRPRQVERPVWSEKAFQDSDGYENEPFLFYFSAGTHTLTLESSREPVLIKRLKLFKQSAPLPYAEVKKAWDSEGIKPVNGQLLTIQGEDATAKSSPTLYPLNERSSPAVTPYSSSVIKINTIGGLNWRIPGQWIEWEVDVPETGFYKLAFKTQQNYVRGIYSTRKLTIDGAVPFAEMAKVPFRYKSSYRMDIMGGNEPYLYKLEQGKHVVRLEVSLGEFAPLIREVENSLYNLNSMYRKILMITGTKPDEYRDYQLDRKIPGLLDVFVTERDRLKGIAGELVRLSGQSSDQEALLKTMAEQLDEMIEDPDTIPKRLTAYKTNTGGLGTWVQTAREQPLEVDALYIASPDEKFSKKGMGFGAKLKHETAAFFTSFFTDYNQIGNVSDEDDQKSVTVWIGSGRDQANTMKAMIDETFTAATGINVNLKLVNMTTLLPATLAGQGPDVAMQIGNDLPVNFAMRNAAADLTQFADFGEVSTRFRESAVLPYRYDSGVYALPETQTFNMLFYRKDILEELELAVPQTWDEVSTLLAVLSKNHMQFGLPVVVQSAVQGQNIPPNSMFAALLFQNGGQFYRDGGKESDLDSRTGIETFKQWSEFYTDYKLEKEYDFANRFRTGEMPIGIADYTLYNQLSVFAPEIRGMWGFVPIPGTVKEDGTLDRTVSSGGSAVVMLDKAKDKEASWEFMKWWTSEQTQTVFGREMEGLMGAAARYPTANIKALDSLPWPIADYENLKAQFEWAEGVPEVPGGYFTGRHLFNAFYKTVVGGVEARESIMDYVQYIQDEITTKRKEFGL
- a CDS encoding carbohydrate ABC transporter permease, which translates into the protein MRANKHSYILMAPYMLLFAVFTVLPVLVSVVLSFTYFNMLEFPKFIGWQNYTRLFLEDDVFLIALKNTLLFAVITGPISYIACFVFAWIINELSPKLRAVMTLVFYAPSISGNVYFIWLMIFSGDRYGIMNGLLLKFGFILEPILWLKTEGYIMPIIILVQLWLSLGTGFLTFIAGLQTVDGTLYEAGAVDGIKNRWQELWYITLPSMRPQLMFGAVIQITTAFAVADVSIALAGFPSVNYAAETIVTHLIDFGTTRFEMGYASAIATVLFFIMVGTNLVVQKLLRKVGE
- a CDS encoding carbohydrate ABC transporter permease gives rise to the protein MPKKRVNRSAWGTFSLFALLTVFGAFMILPLVYAINNAFKPLDEIFIFPPTLFVRHPTMNNFVDLFNLLGNSWVPFSRYIFNTVFITGAGIIGHVLLASAAAYPLAKHHFPGKKALFSIVVLSLMFTPAVTAMPNYMIMSWLGLIDTYWAVIIPAFAYSLGLYLMKQFMEQIPDVLLEAAKIDGASEYRIFWSIVMPNVKPAWLTLIILLFQILWGSDGNGFIYSEQLKSLHFAAGQVVAGGIARSGPAAAVALILMSVPITLFVFSQSRIIETMATSGMKD